The Burkholderia cepacia genome includes a region encoding these proteins:
- a CDS encoding PAAR domain-containing protein, whose product MTRYLILDGDHTTVAGTVQAKITPFALDGRHIAHEDDDVFCPVCKSIGKIQCVGLRLPMTGPDGRRVALSDDLCICKCPTPPKLIASQQVMKVDV is encoded by the coding sequence ATGACGAGATACTTGATTCTCGACGGCGATCATACGACGGTGGCGGGAACGGTCCAAGCCAAGATCACGCCGTTTGCACTCGACGGCAGGCACATCGCGCACGAGGACGACGATGTGTTTTGCCCAGTATGTAAATCGATCGGCAAGATTCAGTGCGTCGGTCTGCGGCTTCCGATGACAGGACCGGACGGTCGCCGTGTCGCACTGAGTGACGATCTTTGCATTTGCAAGTGTCCGACGCCACCGAAGCTCATCGCGTCGCAGCAGGTGATGAAGGTTGACGTGTGA